TTGGCAGAATTTCGAGAATATTATAAAATTACTTTTTAAAATATAGAAGTAAGCAAGGTGATAACATGCCCTACAGAGGAAGAATATTGGCAACAGGAATCGTTCTCTTATTTAATATAATCCGTTATTTCTACTATCATCAGTATTTAGCTTTGCCCTTTTATTGGACATTTTTTGTTTTAACAGCCCTTTTCCTCAGTATCGCATGGTGGGCCGGCAAGCAATTTGATAAGGTCAAATACCTGTCAGAAAGAGATCCGTTAACCGGTGCCTATAACCGCCGTACAGTAGAAGAGCACTTTCACAAGGCTGCTAAAATAAGCGATATAAAAAAACAATCATTAGGGGTCATCATGCTCGATTTAAATAAATTTAAAGAAGTAAACGACGTATTCGGTCATCAAAAAGGCGATGAACTGCTCATGCAAGTTACCACAGCATTGGATACATTTGTCGGGAAACATGATTTAGTTGCAAGATGGGGCGGCGATGAATTCGTCGTTGTCGTAGACAATCTGAATGAAGATACAGCTGACAACTATGTAAAAGAACTCCAGCAAGCAATCACACTGAAAAATGCCGGAAACTTCCCAAATGTCGAGGCTTCTGTCGGATATGCGATTTACCCTCAGCATGGAAAGAGTTTTCAGAAGCTTGTCCAAGAGGCGGATGCTTATATGTATAGGGATAAGAAGGAACATTGATGTTGCTGTGATTGTTCCGTAATAATGACTTATATGGAAAAACAATCAACGCTTCTTATCCTAATTTTTATATCACTAAATTTATACTTCAAAAGGCATGTTTTGAATCGAACTTTCAAAACATGCCTTTTCATAATTTAACGTGAATTTTATTTTTAGAACTTTAATCTATCTTCATCCTTCTTTTAAAATCTTCAATTTCGAACGTTTCATTATTTTCTTTAATCCTGCTGACTTCACTAAGTAATTCATCCTGTTTAGCATGAATTTTCCTTAACTCTGCCATTTGTTCTTCTTGCTCACATTCTCTCGCATATTCTATCGCACAATCCTTTAATGTATCTGCAAGGTTGTTTAATAGATAATTTTCAAATTTGCCCAGTATGTTCAAATCTAAATATTTCGGACCTATATTGAGTGTTTTTAAAGTATTGTTTAGTTCCGTTTCCTTCTGATTCAATTCATTTATTTGGTGTTGATTATTTTCCAACTTCTGATTTGTTAACTTTTCACTTGTACGAAATAAGTAAATAAAAGTCGATATTATGACCACCGTACTTATATAAAATATAATGCCATCGTCAAGATCAACTAATACTAATAAAATTATCGATAAGGTACTTACTAATAATAATTTCATGAAGGAGATCGGAACTGGCTTTTTAAGTTCTATTAAGTTATTTTCAATACATGCTTTATCTGACAGTAGTTGTTGCGCTTGCTTAATTTCACCTAAAACCGACTGCTTATTACTCATTAATTTAACCTCCCAAAATTCCAAGTCATTTACTTAGTTTGGTCGGAACAATAAATTCTAAACATGATATTAAATTAACTAATTGTTACTTCTTTTTTACTTTAATTACCTTCACAACCCCGAAGGTAATTAACAGTATGAAAGAAATGATCAGATCATTAATTTAGTATCAAAACAGGCGAATTATCTATCCATAGTCCGTAAAAAAGAAATGTGCCAAAATCCATGATCATAAAGGATTTTGGCACTCATTGAATTCCTGGAAACTCTTTAGCTTTCTCTAGTTAAACTTACATTAGCCAAGGTATTTCCCAGTTCTCCATTAATAACTGATAAGCTGCCATCGTTTTCAAGAACGATGGCTTTCACTTCCTTTAAGTCTCCAATTCCATCGTTTCGTACAGACTGGAGTATATCGCCCTCGCTAATTCTTTCCTTTTTCATCGTTTCTCTAAGAAAGGAACCGTTCAAATAGAGCAAGCTCGGCTCTGACTTAATGAGTTTATTGAATTTTTTCCACCGTACAGATGTGAAGGTCAATAAGAATTGCAATAAAATCAACAGGACAAATGCTAACAGTCCCTCTAGCAAGCTCACATCTTTACTCAATAAAATTGTAGAGAGTACAGAACCAATGGCTACTGTTACCACTAAATCGAAAGCATTTAATTGGGTTAATGACCGTTTCCCGGAAATCAGTAGAAAGAAGACTAGACCAACATAAGCAAGAATGCCAACCGTGATAATTCGAATAAAACTTTCCAATGTTATCGAGAACATGCTTCTAGCTCCTCTCTGTAATAATTAGCAACTTAAGTAGGCATTCATAAAAAGTAGGTTATAGATTCTTATTAAACATTCTCCTAACTACTTAAGTTGCTGAATCTACTTTTTATATACCCCACTCACCATACTTTTTAGCTAAAAATGCAAATTTGCCATTCCCTAAAAAAATTCGGTTAGCTGGAGTTAAAAGGAAATCGTCATCTGATTATAAAAAAATACGATTCATTTTCATTGGAATGCAGTATTGGATAATAAATTTATCTACAACCATGCATACTACAGATGAGGTGGATTAATGACGATTGTACGATTAGGATATGTTGCGATGAGTATGGAGCTGAAAAATGCTTCTCCCTCTCAAACGATGACGTTTACACAGTTTCAAAAAATTAAGGATCGGGAAGCGGCCATACGAAAATTAGAGCGGATTGCACTGAAAAATTTAGAAAATACATTTAGGTTATTAAAACATAATGTCTTTAATGAAATTCATTTCTATCGGTTAACCTCTCGATTGATTCCTCTAGCTAACCATGAAGAACTGCCTGATTGGAATTATATAAAACCCTTATTAGAGAAGTTAGCTGAAATTGGTGAGTATGCAACAAAACATAATATACGAATTGACTTTCATCCAGACCATTTTGTCGTTTTGAATTCACCTAAAACAGAAGTAGTCAAAAACTCTATAAAAACGTTAAAAATGCATTATTTATTGTTAAAGGGAATGAAAATAGATCCGACACACCGATGTGTTCTTCATGTTGGTGGGAACTATAAAGAAACCGAGAATTCCCTGGAGCAATTCGTTGATAATTGGATGGATGTTCCAAGAGCCATTCAAAAGATGATTATCCTTGAAAATGATGATACTTCTTTTACAGTTGATGATACGCTCTATTTGTGTGAAAAATTAGATATACCTCTTGTATTTGATTATCATCACCATCTCGCTCATCATTACAATGAAAAATGGAATGATAAGTGGGACCGAATTGTCGCTACTTGGAAGGATTCCTCGTTGCCAATAAAAATGCATATTTCAAGTCCTAAAAGCGAGAAAGAATTCCGCCATCATTCCGATTATGTGGACGTAGAAATGTTTTTCAGATTTTTAAATGAAATCAAAGGAACAGTACCGGAAATACATTGTATGATTGAGGCAAAAAAGAAAGATGAAGCGTTATTTCATTTGATGGAGGAAATAAAACTTCGTGAAGATGTAGAAATCATTGATGGTTCATCTTTTTATTTAAAGTGATTAGAACTGGCACTAAATATACAATAAGCCCCACCTCCGCTAGTGTTGGGGCTATTTGACGATTACCATCCTTTTCGCCGGACACCTGAGATTATGAATGAAAACGGATCAAACATTCACAATTACTTTGCTAAACAAATATGAGAAATATAAACACATTTAAGTTAGGATAGACCTAACTAAAAGGGGCATCAATATAAAAAAGAAAGGAGATGAATGGATGAAAGAACGAATAATCAAGTGGTTGTTGGTTACGGGGTTTGTATTTTGTTTTTCTATAACAGCTATCATGAGCGTTTATGCAGCAGATGGCGCAAGGCAATTGTTGAAAGCTGACTTACAGGAAAATGCGGAACAAGACTTATCTGACCTTAAAGCAGAAACGGAAAATTCCGAGCAGGATCCTGAGCAGCCTGTTGACCTAAGAATTTTACAACAACGGTATCCAGAAATATTTTTCATACAAGGTCCTACAGATCAAAAACGAATTGCTTTAACTTTTGATGATGGTCCTGATCCTCGATTTTCAAATGACGTATTAGATGTATTAAAACAGTACAATGTCCCAGCAACATTCTTCGTATTAGGTTCAAAAGCCGTCGCTAACCCTGAGATTGTCAAGCGAATGCAAAACGAGGGTCATGTAATCGGAAATCATACCTACGCCCACCCTAACCTTGTCGAGGAAGCTGACCTCGGAACGCTTGAGAGGGAAGTAACGAAAACGGAAGATGCCCTTAACGAAATTATTGGTTACCGGACAAAATTATTTAGACCACCTTATGGCTTCCTATACAATGAATTAGTCGAAAAGCTTGGGAACATGAACGATTACGTAATTGCCTGGGATGTTGATTCATTGGATTGGCAGGAAGATCCGCCAGAAATAATTGCATCGAGAGTAGTAGACAACATTCATCCAGGCGCGATTATTCTCATGCATGATGGTGCAGAATCGTCTGGGGATCGAACGAATACAATCTTATCACTGCAACAAATTATTCCAAAACTGCAAGAACAAGGATATGAATTTGTCACAGTTCCAGATTTGTTGAGTATTCCTTTTGAGAAATAAAACTGCATTTACCTGTATTACTATATGGGGTACTACTATCAAGTATATTAAAAAAATGATAGCACCTTTCAAACAACAATTGCTTGAAAGGTGCATTTTCTTACTTCATTTTTAAAACAGGCTTAATAACTGAACCATTTTCTGATTCTTCAAATGCCTTATTGATTTGTTCAAAATCATAAAATTTTACCATTCGATCAAATGGAAATTGTCCTTTTTTATAGTATGAAATCAATTCCGGGATAAATTTTTGTGGAATTGCATCACCTTGACTCGTTCCTACAATGCTGCCGCCTTTTAGTGCCAAGATTTCCAAAGGTATATTAAGGCTAAAATCAGTAACAACAGTAGCTATTTTTCCAAAAGCATCTAATGATAGGATTGCTTGTTCAACTACCATATCTACTCCAGTCGTATCAAGTACATGCTGAACACCCTTACCTGTAATTTCGTTGATTTTTTCCGCAACATTTACATTGCGACTATTAATAGTAGCTGTTGCACCTAACTCTTTCGCAAGTTCTAAGCGATTATCATGGAGATCAACTGCGATAATATTTTCGCAGCCCGCAATTTTAGCAGCCATTATTCCACTTAATCCAACGGCCCCAACACCAAATACCGCAACAGAACTACCTGCTTCAGGCTTAAGTACTTTTAAAACAGTACTAGCGCCTGTTTGTAACCCACAGCCTAAAGGAGCCGCCAATGCCAAGTCCATATCCTTGTCAATTTTCACGACATTCCTTTCATTGACGAGTGAGTATGTCGCGAATGAAGATTGTCCAAAGAATCTGGACACCAATGTATTCGTATCTTGATCAATATGACTATTTAAATTAAGTTCGGCATAATTTCTGCAATGTGCAGGGTGATTCGCTATACAATTATCGCATTCTCCGCAACTTGCAAATGAGACAACCACATGGTCTCCTTTTTGCAGTTCCGTTACTTCAGACCCCACCTCTTCAATAATTCCAGCGCCTTCATGACCAAGAACGGAGGGTGGATTGACCATACCCGTGTCTCTCCCGGAAACATCAGTATGGCAAATCCCAGATGCTACTACTTTTATGATTACTTCTTTTGTACCTATTTCAGGCAATTCAACATCACTGATTTCAAAAGGTTGTCCCGTTTTAGGAGTTACTGCAGCTTTTATTTTCATAATGATATTCTCTCCTTGTATTAAGAGCTTTTAATAGCAGTTCTCTTTTTACTATCTTAAAAGATACTTAAATATTTTGTTTCACAATGCCAAGTTTATGGGGGCATGTAGAAGGTTTTCAATCTCGGTTCATGTTTCTTCAAAAACGCGATTTAACCTTCTCTCTAACTCCGTTTCCCCACCGATATAAAAGTAAACTGTCATTAATTAGGGAGAAATCAATAAAAGAAACCTTTACCATATAATATTCTCGAGCAAAAAAAGACGCTTTCTTAAAAGAAAGCGCCTTCGCATGTTCTATAGAGGTATCAGGGAGTTATCCCTTTATCCGTTTGTTTTATTTAGTTAATGTACGATGTTAATGAAGCATAATCGAGCCGCCATCAACCATCAATGTTTGACCTGTTATATATTTAGAGTCTTCCGAAGCTAAAAAGACAGCAGCGCGTCCGATATCTTGTTCCGGATCACCGAATTTACCCATCGGAATACCTGCAAGTACACCTTCATAATATTCCGGCTGTGCTTTCGCCCATGCTTGTACACCCTCTGAATTAGCGATTGGTGAAATCAGGTTCGCTGTAACACCATCCGCACCAAATTCATTTGCTACAACACGCGTAATCCCGCGAATCGCTTCTTTCGCTGCGGCATAGGCAGCTTGTGTTTTATGCCCTTTTAACCCGGCACCTGAAGCAAAGTTAATAATATTGCCGCGTGTTTTCTTTAAATGTGGAATAGCCGCCTGCATTAAATACCATGTAGGATAGAAGCCTGTATCCATTGACAATGCCAAATGTTCTGGTGTTGTTTCAAGGAATGGTACCTGTTTAGAAGCATGTGCATTATTTACCAACACATCTAAACGGCCATATTTCTCGACAACCTGTTCCACGACATTTTTTAGTTGATCATGCTTAGTTAAATCAAATTCAATAAAGCTAGATTGTGGTGAGTGTTGCTGTAAATCCGCTAATACGTTTGCGCCTGCTTCCGGATTAAGATCAACTGCCACAACAATGGCGCCCTCTTTTACCATTGCACGCCCCATACCAGCGCCAATACCGCCAGCACCACCTGTAATGATCACTACCTTGTCTTTTAATTTCAATACAATTTCTCCTTCTCAGAAAAATCACAAACCTAACGTGATTGTTCCCAGTATCGTTAATAAATTTTTGTTACTAACAAATTAAATATACAACTGCATCATTTTAGAGGCAAATTATCAATCTAAGTTATTATGCCCTATCTGGACCAATGCTATTACAGAAATTCGCTTTAATCTAAATCATTCAATGTCAATTCCTGATCTGGAGTAAAGCTGGCATATTCATAAATTTCTTCTCCGTTTTCCACACTGCGATACCCTACCTCAGTCAGATAATAATTAATGGATTCATTATTCAGTAACTCCTGTATGGTCTTGCATTGTTGCAGCATTTGTTCTTTTGTCAAATCGCCTTTTTCAATCTCAAGCATTATGTGCATCGGCTTGGGTGTTTTTAGCTTCGGTGTCCATGCCTCGGCAACATTGTCGTATACACCCACATCAGTAGACACTGAATTAACTTGCGGTACTTCTCCTTGAAGAAGTGTTAAAATATACTGCTCTGCTTCTGCGCTCAGCTTGTTGGATACCTCTTTGTCTATGTTCGTTTCATGAATAGTATCACTAAAAACTTCATAAGGCTCCATACCAGAGACATAAAACGTATACGTCGTTTCAACTGCCAGCGAATCCTTTTTCACTACTTCAAACTCATACGTGACATCCGTCCAACCGTACCCTACCTGTTTTATCTCAAAGGCCATGTCTGGATAAGTTTGTTGTAAAAATGTTTCCAGGCTCTCCTTTGCTCTTTGTTTATGCACTGTATTTCCGCTCATTTGCATGTAAGCGAATACTAGGACACCAATTAATAAAACAGCAATCACGCTATATAGTATTTTCTTTTTCATATTAATTTTCCTCTCTTATTTTAAGAATGCAAAAGCCGATCGCAATGCCGATAAAAGTAAATATTAAATGGACAATCACGGCTGTGAGTGCGATGAAAAAAGCTTCCGAAGAACTGTTTGCATAAAATAATCCGAACCAGTCCGTCATATACAACAGACAGTTCCAAATGAAATTCGGTACCCCTGCAAGCAGAACGGCAATAAGAATTGAACGGTAAAACATATACGTAACTGCGCCCAATAAGGCATAGGTCAGGATAAATCCACTATTGTTATTCATCACGGTCGTCCCCATCGCCAATATAAAGGCAATCGCAACAAAGAAAATCTGTATCGTTGTCAGCTTCAGCGTGATTTTCCGAATCATTTTTTTAGAGCCACCACCCTGTTCTACTTCCACAGGTAGCGGAATTTGAGATTGTTCTGCAATCTGGCGGCATTCTTGGCAACTTTTCAAGTGTTCTTCGACAAATTGTTTTGTCCCTAGCTGAAGCAAATCTTCCTCATATAAAGGTAAAAGGTCTTGTATAATCGGACATTCCTTATTCATAAAGTCACCTCCATTAATTTTTGAATCTTTAATTTCAGCCGGTGAAATGTCACCCGCGCATAGTTCTCCGATTTACCAATTAAGACACCAATTTCTGCAAAGCTCAGTTCTCCGTATATACGCAGCAATACAATTTCCCTTGAGGCATCATCTAATTTTGAAATATGATGTAAAAGTGTTCTCGTGTCTTCATTGAGTTCTGCCAACTCTTCTATTGATTGCATTTCAGTTTCCGGAATCGCTGCGAGTTTTTGCATTAAGCTTTGCTGATACTTGTTTTTCCGGTAATATTTTTTTAACAAATTCCCCGCAATTGCGAATATCCATGTCGACAAGGTGGAATGTCCATTAAAGGAGCCAATGCTTTTACAGGCCTCATAAAAGGTATCGTGGCAAAGATCTTGAGCAGTCATCCGATTTCCTGTCTTGGATAAAAAAAACGCATAGAGTTTTGGATGAATTTGTTCATATTGTTCCTCTAGCTTGTTCATAACTGCCCTCACCTTCTTGTTGTTCGTAGTATTAATACCATGACCTTCTATTTCGTTACAGATTATTTTAAAAAATTTTTTTATTAGTGTTTCCGTAGATTTCTTAAGCCAGGCGCAGATATATTATGACTCCTGATTAGTATCGGAGTAAAAGCTCCCATGAACAGCAAAAAAAAGAGAACTTCGGTTCATTACCGAAATCCTCTATTCCAATTACTCTAAAAAAGGTACATGCTTTCAGGTTACGGAACCTCTAATACTAGCACTAGGTGAAGCTCTTCCTTGTGCTTTTAGCCAACTCCTCTTATGATAATCGATCTGAAATCGTCTTCACGGCATCCATGTAAACTTGTGACTCTTTCTCGTTGTTCATAACAACACCTCTTATAGCCCCTACTGTCTGAGATCTAAAATGATTCATAAAACATAGCTCAACATCATTAAGATCAATTTCATTCGCCCCCTATGAAAAGAGCGTAATCCTTACAACAGATAGCGCTCGCTCCTTGAAATACTAGAGTTCACCCGAGTGTAGTAGGTAAAATATAGCAGTAGAGAATACAATTCCATTACTATTCTATTACTAGTTTTGTAAATAATCGTAAGGAAAAAGAGCGAATTTCGTTAACATAATCTTTATTAAGCTATACATATATCTATATATTCTATTAACATCCCTTTTCTAAAATAAATATGAATCATATTTTAGATAGGAGATGGAGAAATGAGCAAAAAATTATTAGTGGGAACAGGTATGGCCTTATCGTTATTATTAAGCCCATTCAGTCAATCATTTGCAGAAGAACCAACAGTAGGTGAAAGAAAACAAGTGAGTAATGTAGCACACCGTGGTGCAACAGCTTATGCACCTGAAAATACGATTGCCGCTTTTGATCTAGCAGTTGATATGAAAGCCGATTATATTGAAATCGATGTTCAACGAAGTAAAGATGGTGAATTAGTATTGATTCATGATACAACGGTAGATCGTACAACAGATGGAACGGGAAAAGTTGGAGATTTAACATTTAAACAGCTTAGAAGTCTTGATGCAGGTAGTTGGAAAGGGGAACAATTTACAGGAGAACCAATCCCAACATTTGAAGAAGTTCTAGATCTTTACCGTGGAAAAGTTGGAATTTTAATAGAATTAAAGGCCCCAGAGCTTTACCCTGGTATTGAAGAACAAGTAGCAGCAGCATTAATAGAACGAAATCTCGATAAACCACAAAATGAAAAAATCATTATTCAATCTTTTAACTTTGAATCAATAAAAAAAATGGATCAGCTTCTTCCTCAAGTTCCAATCGGTGTATTAACTTCTAACCGAGCAGATACAACATTAGAAGCTTTACAGGAATTTTCAACTTATTCGGATTGGTTTAACCCAAGTTATGGAATTGTGACGGAAGAATTAGTGAATCAAGTTCACTCTCTTGGAATGCAAATTGGTTCATGGACGGTTCGTAGTCAAGAAGCAGCAGACTTCCTATTTGAAATGGGCGTTGACGCAATCATTTCTGATTATCCGGATTATGTAGATCCTAGAAACTAATATTCCTGTAAAATAGTTCAAGAAAAGGAGTAGTTGCTACTCCTTTTTTGTTTGGTTTTTTTGTTTGTTTTTAGATTAAATTTTATACAAATAAGACCGATTCCGCCCAATCTGCTACACTAATTTGGATACATACTATAAGGGCTAGTAGACTTAAAAATTTCAGAGGGCGCTTTAGAGGATTTTATATTAATTCGTATGTAATTTCCGCCTTCTTGTACTTCTCCTGAAAGCGATGAAGCTCTTCCTTGTCATAGAAAAATGCAATTTCCTGGTTATTGTAGATGGCTTTTGCCACTTTCTCAAACGGCTCTTGATTCCCTTCAAAATACGTCGGCATTATAGTTGATACACGCTCGTAGCAAACCTTCCCTAACTCCAGCGTTCGCTTCTGATTCACTTTGTACCACCCTTTAAATACATATTCAAACCCACCAAATTCACTTCGGACATGAGCAAATAACGCAATTTCTTGTCTTAGCTCATACAGTCGTTTCTTCATATAAGCTGTATTAAATTCTAAGTCGGTATGATACTCTGTGAAGAATTGTTCGTCCGCGTTTAGTTCATTATCCCAACTGGCATTCGGATAAAATTTTAACGTTTTAATATCGATGGCCTCCTGAAACTTATGTTTGGCCCCACTTCCTTGCAATCCTTTATACCCCGCTCCAAAACAGTTACAGCAATCTTTTACCGTTTTGAAGGCAATGTGCTCCGTTGCATCCATGTATCCTCTATGTACGTAAGTCATTGGATTATACTCCTGTTCAACATCCCATACCTTATAATCCATTGTTTCAAACCGTTGGCGAATATGTAAAACTACTGAGTCGATTCTTTCATTCATTTCCTGCAAATCATTGATAACTTTTATACGAATGATCTCACATTCAATCGCTTGTACGATATCGTGTTGACGCATAGAATCACTCAGTACCATTTCTTCTGTTAAATGATAGGGCTCATCAATTTCAATAATCATATTGATTTGTGGAAAATAGATATCTGCTAGCGCGTAGGTTTTTGTTTTTACGTCCCGGACGATATATTGCTGAGTAATCATTTTCACTTCCGTATTATTCAGCAAATGCCAAATCCGTGATACCACATAGTTTTCGTCATTCTTCTTATTTGTTTTGGATAATTGTTTTTTAATAAAGTTGTATTTTTTCATTGATAACTCCATTTTTCGTGTCATTATAAGAAATATACACGATTTGTTACAATATGGGAAACTGCCTCTATAAGCTAAAATACTGTTGCATCACTGGTGTAACTTCTCTGTATAAATTACTGCATAAATATTATTCAATCAGAAAAGCTCTAAACGCTGATATCACAGCAATTAGAGCTTTTTATAATGTGTATATATTAATCTATGGCATTTGGTTATAACTAACTAAAGTCTAGGACACTTCCCTATTCGAAAGTTGTTTAAAAGGAGGTATAGTTTCCGTTTGTTTCAACTTTTTTCGTCGAATCCATGCAACAATCACGATAAGAATTAAAGCAAACCCTAAATAGCCCATCGTTGAGTAAACTTTCCCTACTAAACTTGTGTGGTGCAAAGAAACGTACGGTATAGGCATAGAACATACCGACTGCCGTATTGTACATCATTCCTAAGAGTGCGATTGACATAAGAACACCTACCGCTAGATGAATTTGATTGGCCAGCTCTAATGTTGGCATATCTACCCCTGCCACCACGTCGATTTTTACGAACATCGCGACATTAATCAGAATAATTAATAGACCTAGCATAATCCCGCAAAAAATACCGCCGCGCCCTGCTACTTTACTATCTTTTTCTGTGCCACCCATGACGATTAACAGCGCAGCACCCGCAGCGATATTATAAGGAGTTTTCTGAAAGTTCTAATTAATAAATCTATTCATTTGTCGATTCAATGAAAATGATTAGCTTGAGCATCTAAAATAAAAGCATATAATGAAGACATAAAGGGGGGTATCTTTGATGAGGTTTAATCGAATCTTTCAACAATTTGCAGCAATAACCGAGGCAATCAAAGCATTTCCACTAGCTACTGTGCTCTTAGTCGTCTTATTCTTCGTGAATGTAGCAGAAATTAGCGGTACTGTGGCAAATTACGAAAAATGGCTGGCAACGCTTGTTGTTGCTGTATTTGCTGCTTCTGTAGCTGACTTATTTGCCAAACATGTCATAACGTATAGCATCGCAATTTTTTTTACAGGGCTTTTCTTCTGGATTAGCAGCTCCAATGATCTTGTATTAGCGATCCAAACAGGCGTTGTTGTCAGTGCGCTCATGATGGGCTTTATATGGCGCGGAGAGGAAAACTTCAGTGCACGGTTTTTCCATATTTTTAAAAGCGTACTCATCACAGCCTTCTTCTCCATCGTCATCTTTGTAGGATTAATGCTCATCTATGCAGCGATCAATTATTTACTGTTTTCGGTCAATTCACATATCATCGAGTATATCGCGGCGATTGTATTTGGATTGTTCATGCCATTATTCTTCCTGTCCCTGACAATGAAGGAAGAGGAACGCGCTCCTATTCTCGAGGTGTTGCTTTCATACGTAATCGTACCGCTGACAATGGTGTATGCTGTCATTTTAGTAATTTATATCGCACTGCATTTCACCGACTGGTCGGAAAATTTACTCGAACCATTATTAGTGTATTTCGCGACAACGGTACTCATCGTGTACTTTTTAAGCTACCAGATTAATAATGTATTAACGAAATGGTTCCGTCTCATTTTCCCGAAAGTATTACTTGTCATTGTGCTTTATCAGCTCGTTGTCTCTATCATGAAAATTGGAGAGACCGGCATGACACATGGCCGATATTTTGTTATTTTATTCGGATTATTTGCCATCATTATCGCACTAATTCTGACATTCATGCCAAAAAAGCAATGGCTTGTTGCACCGATTTTCATCGGGTTTAGTTTACTTTCTGTCATCCCACCTGTTGATGCCTTTACGATCAGTAAAAACAATCAGGAAAATCTGCTGCAGGAGCGGTTACAATCGCTCAATATGTACAATGGAGAAGTTCAGCCGAATCCGGAAATTTCTAATGAGGATAAACAATTCATTACGGAGAAATTTGATTATTTGCAGCGGTTGGATTATGACATTGCGTGGCTACCAAATAA
This portion of the Solibacillus isronensis genome encodes:
- a CDS encoding DUF421 domain-containing protein encodes the protein MFSITLESFIRIITVGILAYVGLVFFLLISGKRSLTQLNAFDLVVTVAIGSVLSTILLSKDVSLLEGLLAFVLLILLQFLLTFTSVRWKKFNKLIKSEPSLLYLNGSFLRETMKKERISEGDILQSVRNDGIGDLKEVKAIVLENDGSLSVINGELGNTLANVSLTRES
- a CDS encoding GGDEF domain-containing protein encodes the protein MATGIVLLFNIIRYFYYHQYLALPFYWTFFVLTALFLSIAWWAGKQFDKVKYLSERDPLTGAYNRRTVEEHFHKAAKISDIKKQSLGVIMLDLNKFKEVNDVFGHQKGDELLMQVTTALDTFVGKHDLVARWGGDEFVVVVDNLNEDTADNYVKELQQAITLKNAGNFPNVEASVGYAIYPQHGKSFQKLVQEADAYMYRDKKEH
- the uvsE gene encoding UV DNA damage repair endonuclease UvsE → MTIVRLGYVAMSMELKNASPSQTMTFTQFQKIKDREAAIRKLERIALKNLENTFRLLKHNVFNEIHFYRLTSRLIPLANHEELPDWNYIKPLLEKLAEIGEYATKHNIRIDFHPDHFVVLNSPKTEVVKNSIKTLKMHYLLLKGMKIDPTHRCVLHVGGNYKETENSLEQFVDNWMDVPRAIQKMIILENDDTSFTVDDTLYLCEKLDIPLVFDYHHHLAHHYNEKWNDKWDRIVATWKDSSLPIKMHISSPKSEKEFRHHSDYVDVEMFFRFLNEIKGTVPEIHCMIEAKKKDEALFHLMEEIKLREDVEIIDGSSFYLK
- a CDS encoding zf-HC2 domain-containing protein, yielding MNKECPIIQDLLPLYEEDLLQLGTKQFVEEHLKSCQECRQIAEQSQIPLPVEVEQGGGSKKMIRKITLKLTTIQIFFVAIAFILAMGTTVMNNNSGFILTYALLGAVTYMFYRSILIAVLLAGVPNFIWNCLLYMTDWFGLFYANSSSEAFFIALTAVIVHLIFTFIGIAIGFCILKIREEN
- a CDS encoding SDR family NAD(P)-dependent oxidoreductase — translated: MKLKDKVVIITGGAGGIGAGMGRAMVKEGAIVVAVDLNPEAGANVLADLQQHSPQSSFIEFDLTKHDQLKNVVEQVVEKYGRLDVLVNNAHASKQVPFLETTPEHLALSMDTGFYPTWYLMQAAIPHLKKTRGNIINFASGAGLKGHKTQAAYAAAKEAIRGITRVVANEFGADGVTANLISPIANSEGVQAWAKAQPEYYEGVLAGIPMGKFGDPEQDIGRAAVFLASEDSKYITGQTLMVDGGSIMLH
- a CDS encoding RNA polymerase sigma factor encodes the protein MNKLEEQYEQIHPKLYAFFLSKTGNRMTAQDLCHDTFYEACKSIGSFNGHSTLSTWIFAIAGNLLKKYYRKNKYQQSLMQKLAAIPETEMQSIEELAELNEDTRTLLHHISKLDDASREIVLLRIYGELSFAEIGVLIGKSENYARVTFHRLKLKIQKLMEVTL
- a CDS encoding polysaccharide deacetylase family protein, producing MKERIIKWLLVTGFVFCFSITAIMSVYAADGARQLLKADLQENAEQDLSDLKAETENSEQDPEQPVDLRILQQRYPEIFFIQGPTDQKRIALTFDDGPDPRFSNDVLDVLKQYNVPATFFVLGSKAVANPEIVKRMQNEGHVIGNHTYAHPNLVEEADLGTLEREVTKTEDALNEIIGYRTKLFRPPYGFLYNELVEKLGNMNDYVIAWDVDSLDWQEDPPEIIASRVVDNIHPGAIILMHDGAESSGDRTNTILSLQQIIPKLQEQGYEFVTVPDLLSIPFEK
- a CDS encoding NAD(P)-dependent alcohol dehydrogenase, with the protein product MKIKAAVTPKTGQPFEISDVELPEIGTKEVIIKVVASGICHTDVSGRDTGMVNPPSVLGHEGAGIIEEVGSEVTELQKGDHVVVSFASCGECDNCIANHPAHCRNYAELNLNSHIDQDTNTLVSRFFGQSSFATYSLVNERNVVKIDKDMDLALAAPLGCGLQTGASTVLKVLKPEAGSSVAVFGVGAVGLSGIMAAKIAGCENIIAVDLHDNRLELAKELGATATINSRNVNVAEKINEITGKGVQHVLDTTGVDMVVEQAILSLDAFGKIATVVTDFSLNIPLEILALKGGSIVGTSQGDAIPQKFIPELISYYKKGQFPFDRMVKFYDFEQINKAFEESENGSVIKPVLKMK